In Gammaproteobacteria bacterium, the genomic stretch ACAACGATTCAATATACTGGCGTAATTCTTTTGCGCCCAAGGCACAGTTAAAACCGATGCTAAGTGGTTTGATATGGCGTAAGGAGTTGGCGAATGCTTCATCAGTTTGACCCGATAAGGTGCGGCCACTGGCATCGGCAATGGTGCCGGAAATCATCACTGGCAAAGACGTATTGTGTTCATCAAAATAACGCTTGATGGCAAACACGGCGGCTTTGGCATTAAGTGTGTCAAAGATGGTTTCTACCAGGATGATGTCGGCGCCACCATCAACCAGGCCGCTGATTGCTTCAATATAAGCGTCAACTAGCTCGTCAAAATTAACATTGCGAAAGCCGGGGTTGTTGACATCGGGTGAAATCGATGCGGTACGATTCGTCGGCCCAAGCACACCGGCGACAAAGCGAGTCTGGCCGGTTTTTTCTGCTACCGCATCGGCAGCTTCACGCGCAACCTTGGCGCTGGCAAAATTAAGCTCATAGGCCACTGACTCTAATTGATAATCGGCTTGCGCTATGGTGGTTGAGTTAAAGGTGTTGGTCTCGACAATATCGGCACCTGCCTCAAGGTAAGCGGCATGAATGTCGCGTATAATTTTCGGCTGAGTGATCGATAGTAAGTCGTTATTACCTTTAAGATCACAGGGGTGATCGGCAAAACGCTGGCCACGATAATCGGCTTCTTGCAGACCGTAGTCTTGAATCATTGTGCCCATAGCGCCATCGAGAATAACAATACGATTTGCTAATAGCTGTGTGAGTGTTTTAGGCTGATTTGTTTGCAATGACATACTACTCGTGGCTCTATGAAAAAATACACTATGGGAACATAGTAAAATATTACTAAATAAACGATTTATTTTAGCATTAACTCACTCAACCCACTGAATGAATTAAACATATTCACTTTTATATCAACTATGCACTATATTCTTATCAAGATATTCATTCGCCTTATTGCCTTATTACCGCTGCGCGTTGCACAGGGTGTCGGCAGGTTCATAGGCCTCTGTCTTTATTGGTTTCCGACTCGACTACGGCGTAACACTCGCATCAATATTGATCTATGTTGGCCCGAACTTAATACTGTAGAAAAAACCAATCTTACAAAACAAAGTCTTATGCATACCGGTATCTCAATACTGGAAACCGGCGCCATGCTGTGTTGGTCAAAACAACGTTTACTCTCTCTTATTCACTCCATTGAAGGTGGGGAACAGCTAGAACAGGCAGTCAAACAAAATCGTGGGGTAATTTTACTCACTCCTCATCTTGGTTGCTGGGAGATCGCCGGGCTTTATATTGGTAGCCAGTATCCGGCAACCTTCCTCTATAAACCACCAAAAATGAAAGCGCTTGCTCACTGGCTCACTGCGGCTCGACAACGTACTGGCGCAACACTCGTTGCTACCGATAAACTCGGTGCACGGCAACTGTTTAAATCGTTAAAGCGTAAACGCGAAATCATTGGGCTCTTACCCGATCAGGAACCACCTGCTGGTAACGGTATCTTTAGTCCCTTCTTTGGCATCGAAGCCAATACCATGACTCTGGCAGTCAAATTAGCAAGAAAGACTGGTGCACCGATTATTTTTGGCTTTGCTGAACGTCTACCGCAGGGTCAAGGTTATAAGCTCTTTGCCATTGATGCTGATGATAAGGCCTATAACGATGACATCAATATCGCCGTCACTGCAATGAATCGTACTGTCGAACAATGCATCCGTATGGCCCCCGAACAGTATCAATGGAGTTATAAACGCTTTCGACAACGGCCTGATGGTAGCCGCAGCCCCTATAACCTCTGAATTATGTGTCTCAATAAACGACACTTTATGCGCGCCAAAAAGCGGGAGTTAATAACACTAATAAAGTGAAAATTTCCAACCGGCCTAACAACATGGCAAAACAGAGAATACCCTTGCCAATCGGTGATACCGATGCATAATTCGACCCTACTTCGCCTAAACCAGGGCCAAGATTATTCATACACGCTGCCACCGCAGAAAATGCTGAGACAAGATCCAATCCTGTCGCAGCAAGCATTAAAGACATAAAACAAAAGGCCATCACGTAAAAAGCAAAAAATCCCCAAACGGATTGCATAACACGGGGCGACAAACTGACTCCACCGACCTTGACTGGGATTTCGGCATTAGGGTGAATAAGGCGTAAAATTTCGCGCGAGCCTTGTTTTATAAGCAATAAAACACGAATTACTTTCATGCCCCCACCGGTCGAACCAGCGCAACCACCGACAAAACTCAGCAACAATAACAATGCAGGTAAAAAGCCTGGCCAGGTATGATAATCCGCTGTCGTAAAACCTGCAGTGGTACCAATCGATATCACTTGGAACAAGCCATGG encodes the following:
- a CDS encoding lysophospholipid acyltransferase family protein, which codes for MHYILIKIFIRLIALLPLRVAQGVGRFIGLCLYWFPTRLRRNTRINIDLCWPELNTVEKTNLTKQSLMHTGISILETGAMLCWSKQRLLSLIHSIEGGEQLEQAVKQNRGVILLTPHLGCWEIAGLYIGSQYPATFLYKPPKMKALAHWLTAARQRTGATLVATDKLGARQLFKSLKRKREIIGLLPDQEPPAGNGIFSPFFGIEANTMTLAVKLARKTGAPIIFGFAERLPQGQGYKLFAIDADDKAYNDDINIAVTAMNRTVEQCIRMAPEQYQWSYKRFRQRPDGSRSPYNL